In Bradyrhizobium symbiodeficiens, the genomic stretch TAGTGGTCGCGAAACCAGCGGATCACCGAATGCGTCAGCAGCACGCTGGTCTCGGGCTCGCTGTGGGAGCCGTGGGTCATGGCGAAATCGGTGGCGGGATAGATCAGCACCTGGCCTGCGAGCGCAGGGCTGCCGGCATCACGCGCGGCGAGCGCCACGACCGCGGTGAGATTTCCGCCGGCGCTGTCGCCGCCGATCGACAGGCGCGAGGCATCGATGCCGAGCTCGCGCGCGTTCGCCGCGATCCATTGGGTCGCGGCGATGGCGTCATCGGCGGCAGCGGGAAACTTGTGCTCGGGCGCGAGGCGGTAGTCGACCGAGATCACCATCAGCGCGCCGGCGTCGGCCAGCTGGCGGCAGACGACGTCGTGGGAGTCGAGATCGCCGATCACCCAGCCGCCGCCATGGAAGAACACCAGCGCCGGCGCCAGGCCGTCGTGCCGGCGCGGCTCCTTGGGCACGTAGAGGCGGGCGGGGATCACCCCGTGTGGGGCCGGGATCGAGAGCAGTACAATGCGGGCAAGCTCGGGCGGCTCGGGGTTGGTGGCAAACCGGGCCTGCGAATAATAGGCGCGCGCTTCCGGCGCGGTCAGGGCTTCGTAGGCAGGACGGCCGGCCTCCTGGAAAGCCTTGTAGACGGCGGCGGCATCGGGATCGAGCACAACGGGCATGGAAGGGCGCACCTCTGGGATTTCCGGTTATCGTTGGACGTCGTTTTCGGGGCGATGCCGCCTCGCGCCCTTGGGTGGGGCGTCCGACTATCCCACCCGTCAGCAGCCCTGGCCAGCGGGCGGCGGACAGGGCAGGGATGCCGCCCTTCCCCCGCCGTATTCCCCGTGTTAACCGGAGGGCCTGCGAGCGGCGGTATCCCCTGTAAAATGTCCAACAAGCCCGATTCGCTGTTGAAGCCGCGCGAGATGTTTCGAACCATTACCCTGACAGGTTTTGCGGCGCTTTTGGCCGCCACCGCACTGACGGCTGCGACGCCGGCCCAGGCGCAGATCGGCACGATCTTTTCCGATCCGCCGCCGCTGCGGCCGCCCGGCAACATTCCGCGCGGCCAGCCCCAGCCGCAGCAGATCCCCGATGACGACGAGGAAGTGCCGGAACTGCCGCCGCAGGGCCGCGTGCTGCCGTCGCGCCCGATGCCTCCGCCTCAGGGACGGCAGGGCAATGTGATGCCGGGGCCGGTCGAGATCCAGCCGCTGGCGCCGCCACCGGGCTCCACCGTCGCGCCCCCAAACCAGCTACCGTCCACCGCGGTCGCACCGCCGGGCGCGCCGGGTCGCCAGCCGCAGCAGAAGGGCGGGCCGGGTGGTGCCGTGCCGCAGACCCCGGCAAGCCTGCAGCCGGGCGACGAGGTCGTCACCGAGCCGCCCGCCCAGAAGATTGTGAACAAGAAGGCGACGTTCTCAGGCCTCGACAAGATCACCGGGCGGATCATCAATTTCGACGAGGAGATCGGCGAGACCGTCCAGTTCGGCGCGCTTAGGGTCAAGACCGACGCCTGCTACACGCGGCCCGCGACTGAAGCCGCCAACACCGACGCCTTCGTCGAGGTCGACGAGATCACCTTGCAGGGTGAGGTGAAGCGGATCTTCTCGGGCTGGATGTATGCGGCAAGCCCGGGCCTGCATGGCGTCGAGCATCCGATCTACGACATCTGGCTCACCGACTGCAAAGAGCCGCAGCAGACCATTGCGACCGCAGCGCCGGATCCTGCGACCAAGCCTGCGCCGCCGCCGCCCGCGCAGAAGAAGGCCGCGCCGAAGCAGGTGCAACAGCGTCCGCCGCAGCCTCTGCCGCCGATCCAGCAACAGCAACCGGCACCGCCTCCGCCCCCGCCGCCGGAGCAGCGACCGGGCCTGTTCGGCATTCCCGGGTTTGGCCGATAGGCCAAATCCCGCCGGTTTGGCCGCTAGGCCTGGCTGTCGATCATTGCCTGGTCGCGATGATCTCGAGTGCGCGTGCGCCCGGGATCGCCTCACCCGCAGAGAGCTTCAGGAAATCGCCGGGCTCGCCCGCGAGCGCCTTGTCGAGCAGCGCGGTGTAGCGCCGCCGCGAGATCTCGGCCGCGCCGAAGCTCTTCAGATGGTCCGTGACATACTGGGTGTCGAGCAGCTCGAAGCCGCCATGGATCAGCCGCGCGACCAGATGCACCAGCGCGACCTTGGAGGCATCGCGCGCGGTGTGGAACATGCTCTCGCCGAAGAAGGCCCGTCCGAGGCTCACGCCATACAGACCGCCGACGAGGTGCTCGCCCTGCCAGGCCTCGACGCTGTGGCAATGGCCGAGCTCGTACAGGCCGCCATAGAGGTCACGGATGCGCTTGTTGATCCAGGTGTCCTCGCGTCCGGCCTGCGGCGCGGCGCAGCCGGCCATCGTCGCCTTGAACGCGGTGTTGACGGTGACGCGAAATACATCCGAACGCACGGTGCGCGCGAGCCGCGAGGCGACACGAAATCCGTCGAGGGGAATGACGCCGCGCAGCTCCGGCTCGACCCAGAACAGGGTCGGATCTTCGGCGCTTTCGGCCATCGGAAAGATGCCGCAGGCATAGGCGCGCAGCAGCACGGCCGGTGTGATTTCAGACGGAGCGGAGTCGCGCGAAGTCATGGTTCGCAATCATAGCAGGATCGCGATGCGGTTGCGATGGGGGTGCGCGGCGGGGCGCGAAGATCAGCTCGCGGCGGCGGTGCTGGTCCTGCCGGGGGCTGCGGGCATGCGCGCGAACTTCAGCACGATCCGGGTTCCCGAATGGGCGGGATCGCGCTCGACCACGGCGTCGAGCTTGGAGGCCATGGCCGCGACGATGCGCTGGCCCATGCCGGTGGAGCGCGGATCGACCTTGACGTTGTCGCCGACGCCGTTGTCGGTGATCGACAGCAGGACATCCTCGCCGTGCCCGTGCAACTCGACATGTATCGGGCCGGCGCGGTCGGGATAGGCATATTTCACCGCGTTCATCACCAGTTCGTTGACGATGATGCCGACGGCGACCGCGCGGTCGGGATCGATCTCGATCGGCTCGGCCTTCAACGTCAGGCGCGACATCCGGTTGCCTTCGGCCGAGCGGCGGAGATCCTCGAGCAGCGAGTCCAGATACTGGTTCAGGACCACGCTCTTCAGATCCTGCGAGGTGTAGAGGCGGCGGTGCACCTGCGCGACCGCGGCGACGCGGCCCATCGCGTTGGTCAGCGCCGCCTTGACCTCGTCCTGGGCGGCTGAGCTTGCCTGCAGGTGCAGCAGCGAGGCGATGATCTGGAGCGAGTTGCCGACGCGGTGGTTGACTTCGCGCAGCAGCATTTCGCGCTCGGCGGCGAGAGCTGCGTAGCGGTCGCGCGAGGCGTGGATCTCGGCTTCGGCTTCCTCGCGTGCCCTCTGCAATTCGGCCTGGCGCAGCGCGCCTTCGGCGGCGACGTGGAGCAGGGGGATGAAATCGCCGGTGACGTCCTTGACCAGATAGTCGGCCGCGCCGGCCTTCAGCGCGGTGACCGCGATGCTGGAATCCTGCGAGGCCGTGACGAACACCACCGGCGGCGAGCCCGGGATCGCCATGATCTGCTCCAGCGTCTCCAGCCCGTCGAGGCCGGGCATGTACTGGTCGAGTGCCACCACGTCGATGATGCCGTCGACGTTGCTTTGGGCACACGCGCGGCGGATGCGCTCCAGGCCGTCCTCGCCGCTGGCGGCGTGGATGACCCTGTAGCCGCGCCGCGTCAGGCCGCGATCGACCAGGCGCGCCAGCGCGCCGTCGTCGTCGATGTAGAGCAGGGTTGGCGTGCGCTGGTTCATGGGGCGGCGGGCGGGACCTGGATGACCGAGAAGAACAGGCCAAGCTGCCGGATGGCATTGGCGAAATTCTCGTAGTTGACGGGCTTGGTGATGTAGACGTTACAACCGAGCTCGTAGCAACGCTTGATTTCCTGGGAATCGTCCGTGGTGGTCAGCACCACCACGGGCGAAGCCTTCAGATATTTGTTTTCCTTGATCTGCCGCAGGATGTCGATCCCGCTCATGTCGGGCAGGTTGAGGTCGAGCAGGATCAGCAGCGCGTTGCCCTTCTGCACGAGTCCGCTGCCGTCGGCGCCGAACAGATGCTGCATCGCGTCCGTGCCGTTGGGGAACGCGACGATCTCGTTGTTGACCCCCGAGCGGCGGATGTTGCGCTCGATCAGGCGGGCGTGGCCCTCGTCGTCCTCGATCATGATGATGGTGACAGGCTGGGTCATCGATCTGCGTTCCGGTTGTTCACGTTCCAGGCTATCGGCAACGTGATGGTGAAGGTGCTGCCCGCGTCCAGTTCCGATGATACCGACATGGTGCCGCCGAGGCGACGCACAAGTGCACGCACATGCGCAAGACCGATGCCCTGGCCAGGCTTGTCCTGGGTTCCCGCCCGGCGGAACAGGTCGAAGATCCGCTGGTGATCCTTAGGATCGATCCCGCGGCCATTGTCGCTGATCTCGAAGATAGCGTATCCGAGCTTGGTTCGCCCGCGGATTCTGATCTCGCCGGGCACTCCGCGCTTCAGATACTTGATCGCATTGTCGATCAGATTGGAGAAGATCTGCTCGAGTGCGAGCCGGTCGCTCACGATGTCGGGCAGGGGATCGAGGTGGATCTCGGCGTGGGCCTCGGCGGCCTGGTGCGCCAGCGTCGACACGATGGCCTCGATCAGTTCGCGCGTGTCGACCTTCACGGGCTGGAATTCGCGTCGGCCCTCGCGGGTGAGGTTGAGAATGGCCGAAATCAGCCGGTCCATCTTGGCGATCGACGTCTTGATGAACCGGAGCGCTTCGGAAACATCGTCCGAGAGCTGCTTGTCGGCCGCTTCGAGCATGATCTCGCCGGGGGCGCCGGGCGCCAGCGGCGGCCCGCCGGCGGGGACCTGGGTGAGGCCGCCGATGCGGCGGAAGACATCGCCGCTGAGCTCTTCGAGCTCGCTGGTGAAGCCCATGATGTTGACGAGCGGCGAGCGCAGATCGTGACTGACGATATAGGCAAAGCGCTGGATCTCGTCGTTGGCCTCGCGCAAATCGGCCGTGCGCTCGTCGACGATGGATTCGAGATTGAAATTGGCATCGCGCAGCCGCGCTTCAGCCTCGTCTCGGGCGCGAGCCGAGCGCCGCACCAGCCAGATCGAGATCAGCGCCAGCACCACGACGAGGCCGGAGCCAATCCCGGTCATCGAGGCCGCGAATGTCTGGCTACGGTCGGCGTTTTCCGAGCGTTGCCGGAATAGCCGTTCCTCCTCCTGGAGCATCCCAGAGGCGATTTTGGCGATCTCGGCGGTCGCGTCAGTCGAGGCAACCTCACGGACGACCGCGGCGGCCTTCTCCGGCTGACCCTGAGCGATGAAACCCATCTCTTGCCCGAACTGCCCGAGCCGGGTCTTGATCGCCTCGCTGAGTTTCGCGATGCTTTCGCGCTGCACCGGGTTGTCGCCGGTCAGGCGCGTGAGCCTGTCGAGGGCCGGCATTATCGCCGCGATCGCCCTCTCATGGTCGATCCTGAAAACCGCTTCTTGCGTCAGGAGGTAGCCGCGCGCTGCACTTTCCGCACGCCGGATTTCCAACAGCAGGGCGTTGATCTGGTTCTCCGCCTCGATGGTGTGAACCACCCATTTGTTGTCATCTCTCGCCTTGTTGACGAGATAGACTGAACCCGCGCTGATGCCTGTCAGCACCAAAAGTCCCGCTGAAAACAGCAGGATCTGCCAAAATGCGCGCCGTCGTTGGGCTTTGGCCGTCACCACGGCCTCGCTCTGTCACACTCAGCGGAAGTCAAAACGCCCCCTTGGAACTGTCCCCGCGTCGAGAACGCGATGGGGGCCAAAGGGTTCCACGACGAAAGCGGATTTATCGCGGAGGGGGTTCCGTCTTGCCGGCGAGGTACTGTTCCAGCCAGTGGATGTGATAGTCGCCGTTGATGATGTCGTCTTCCCGCACCAGCGCGCGGAACAGCGGCAGCGTGGTCTCGATGCCTTCCACGACCATCTCGTCCAGGGCCCGGCGCAATCGCATCAGGCATTCGGCGCGGGTCTTGCCGTGCACGATCAGCTTGCCGACCAGGGAATCGTAATAGGGCGGGATCGTGTAGCCTTGGTACACCGCGGAATCGATGCGGACGCCGAGGCCGCCGGGCGGATGGTATTGCAAGATGCGGCCGGGCGAGGGGCGGAAGGTCTGGGGATTCTCGGCGTTGATGCGGCACTCGATCGCATGGCCGATGACCTGGATATCTTCCTGCCTTGCCGGCAAATCGCCGCCGGCGGCGATGCGGATCTGCTCCAGCACGAGGTCGATGTCGGTGATGCTCTCGGTGACGGGATGCTCGACCTGGATGCGGGTGTTCATCTCGATGAAGTAGAACTCGCCGTCCTCGTAGAGGAATTCGATGGTGCCGACGCCGAGATATTTCATGTCGCGCATCGCCTTGGCGCAGGTTTCGCCGATCTTGGCGCGCGCGGCGGCGGCAAGGACGGGCGAGGGGCCCTCTTCCCAGACCTTCTGGTGACGGCGTTGCAGCGAGCAGTCGCGCTCGCCGAGATGGATCGCGCCGCCGCGACCGTCGCCGAGAATCTGGATCTCAATGTGGCGCGGCTTCTGGAGATATTTTTCGAGATAGACGGAGGCATCGCCGAAGGCGGATTTGGCTTCGTTGGCCGCCGTCGACAGCGCCATCAGGAGGTCGGCCTCGCTGTGCGCCACCTTCATGCCGCGGCCACCGCCGCCGGCCGCCGCTTTCACCAACACTGGAAAGCCGATTGTCCTGGCGATCCCCAGCGCGTCGTCATCGGGGCCGACCGCCCCGTCCGAGCCGGGCACCACGGGAATGCCGAGCTTCTTGGCGGTCTTCTTCGCCTCGATCTTGTCGCCCATCAGGCGGATGTGCTCGGCCTTGGGACCGATGAAATGCAGATTGTGCTCTGAGAGGATCTCCGCAAAGCGGGCATTCTCGGACAGGAAGCCGTAACCGGGATGCACGGCATCGGCGCCCGTGATCTCGCAGGCCGCGAGCAGCGCGGGCACGTTGAGATAGCTGTCCTTGGACGCCGGCGGTCCGATGCAAACGCTCTCGTCCGACAGGCGCACATGCATGGCGTCGGCGTCGGCGGTGGAGTGCACGGCGACGGTCGCGATGCCGAGCTCCTTGCAGGCCCTGAGGATGCGAAGGGCGATCTCGCCGCGATTGGCTATGAGTATTTTGTCGAACATGGTGTCCTGTCGCGAATGGCGAGTGGCGAATGGCGAGTAGGGAAGGGGTGGACCATTCGCTATTCGCTATTCCCCATTCGCTTACTCAATAATCACCAGCGGCTCGCCGTACTCGACCGGCTGGCCGTCCTCGACCAGGATCTGCGTCACCGTGCCGGCGCGCGGCGAGGGGATCTGGTTCATGGTCTTCATGGCTTCGATGATCAGCAGCGTCTGTCCGACCGAAACCTTGCTGCCGACCTCGATGAACGGCTTGGCGCCGGGCTCCGGTGACCAATAGGCGGTGCCGACCATCGGCGAACTGACGGCGCCGGGATGCTTCGACAGGTCGGGTCCGGTGGCGGCAGGCGCGGCGGAGGCTGCCGGCAGGGCGGCGGGAGCGGCTGCCATCTGCATCGGCATGGTCGCGGCAACGCTGATGTTGCGGGCGACGCGCAGGCGCAGGCCTGCCCGTTCGATCTCGATCTCGGTGAGACTGGTCTCATCGAGCAGCAGGGCGAGCTCACGGACGAGCGCGGAATCCTCGCTGGAAAACTTTGCGGCTGCTTTGTCGTCTGGCTGGCGCGCCATGTTGTTTGATCCGAATGTTCTGTTTGATGAAGGGGGCTTCAGGCTTTGGGCTTGATGGCAAGCTTGGCGGCAAGGCCCTGGATGGCGAGGCGGTAGCCCTCGATGCCGAATCCGCAGAGCGAGGCGAAAGCCGCACGCGCGGTGTAGGAGTGGTGACGAAAGCTCTCGCGGGCGTGGATGTTGGTCACATGCACTTCGACCGTCGGGATCTGCACCGCGAGCAGCGCGTCATGCAGCGCGATCGAGGTGTGCGAATAGCCGCCGGCATTGACGATGATGCCCTTCATCTTGCGGGCATGCGCCTCGTGGATGAAGTCGATCAGCTCGCCCTCGCGATTGGACTGCCGGCAGTCAGCCTTGAGGCCGAAGCTGGCGGCCGTGTCCCGGCACAGCGCCTCGACGTCGGCCAGCGTGGCGTGGCCGTACTTCTCGGGCTCGCGCGTCCCCAACATGTTGAGGTTAGGCCCGTTGAGAACGAGGATCGTATCGGTTGCTGGTTCGGCCATTCCTATCCCGGCAGGTGCTTCGGCGTGGCGGGGGTTATAGGTAACAAAGCGGCCTAGGGGAAGCCTTGAAGGGCCTCCCAGGGGCCTTCAGGTACCTCATCTCCGGTGCAAAAACCTGTGCGCAAGCTACGGAAATTGCTTGTTAACCAGTTCCAATCGTGGCTGCCGGAGGGAGGCTCGCCGGGGAGGGCGACGCATAGGCCAAAGGCCCCTGCCGATGTTTCGGCAAGGGCCCATTTGGGGTTCAGCGAGGCAGCTTAGCCTTCGATGATGTAGACGATCTCGCGCGTCTGCGGACGGACGATCACGTACTGGCCGCGGACGTAGATGACTTCATAGCCACGCCATTGCGGATAGATCTCCACGATCCGGGGCGGCAGCGGATGGAAGTGGACCGATGCCGGGATCGCGGTGCCGACCGAGATGTTGAAGTTGACGTTGGTGGTCTCCTGGATCTTGGTCGACTTGATCGCCGTCGAGATTTCAGTCCGCTTCTCTGCGGGCGGCGCAGCCGCGGTCGCGGGGGCGTTACCCGTCGTGGTCTGAGACTTGCCGTCGGTGGTGCCCGGACGGTTCTCGGCATTGTTGCTCTTGGCGGCGCCGCCCGCCTTGTTGTCCTCGGCCTTCATGTCCTTCGCGCCGGACTTGGTGGAATCCGACTTGGTCGTCGAGTCCGAACTCATGCTCTTTGACTTGTCCTGGGCGCCCTGGGCGTGCTCACCCTTGACGTCGCCCTTGCTCGCGCCGGCCTTATCGTCGGCCGAGTTCTTGTTCATCGCACCGGACTTTTCCATCCCGCCGGATTTCTCCATGGTGCCGGACGACTTGTCCTCGGCGGCTCCGCCGGGCTTCATGGCGCCGCCGGCCTGGCCGACAGTGCCCTTGTCCCGGCCCATGGCGCCGCCATGGTCTGCCGCACCACCCGAAGGCTGCGCGTGCTGCGTCGGCTGTGCGCCGGCCGCACCGCCGGTGTCGCCTTTCATGCCCTGTGCGTTCGCCACACCGGCGCCGGCGACGAGTGCGGCCGCGGCAACCGAGATCATAAAGCGGTTCAACATCGAATTCTCCTCACGTGGTTCTTTGCGTCATTGCCCGCGCCGACAACGAAAGGGGATTTGAGTTGTTCCGGAACTTCGGCTGTTCCGCGGCATTTGTTTGTTGAACGCCAGATGAATGACTTTGCACGAAGCTGCCAACGTTCGGCGCGCAAGAAAAAGGCCGGCTTTTTCAGCCGGCCTTTTGGGTCGTCAATATCGTAGATCGTGTGATCAGCAGGTCGCCTTGCCACAGCGGGCAATGCCGATCTTTTCCTTCAGGCCTTCGACGCCGACGGCGCCGATCACGATCTGCTTGCCGATCACGTAGCTCGGCGTGCCGTTCATGCCCATCGCTTCGGCGAGCTTGAAGTTCTCCTCGATGGTGGCGCGCACCTCGGGGCTGGCGAGGTCCTTCTCGATCCTGGCGGTGTCGAGGCCGGCTTCCTTGGCGGCTTGAAGCGCGCGCGCCTTGTCGGCGGCGCCGCGGCCGCCGAGCAGCTTCTGGTGGAAGTCGAGATATTTCTTGCCGGAGGGATCCTGCATGCGCACGGCAACCGCCACCTGCGCCGCCTCGACCGAGCCCTGACTCAGCACCGGAAACTCCTTCAGCACCACCTTCAGCTTCGGATCGCTTTTCATCAGGGTGAGCATGTCGTCCATCGCGCGCTTGCAGTAGCCGCAATTGTAATCGAAGAACTCGACGAAGGTGACGTCGCCGTCCTTGTTGCCGAGCACGACCTGGCGCGGCGAGTTGAAGATCGCGTCCGCATTCTGCGTGACGCTGGCCTCGTGCTTCTGCGTCTCGGCCGCGGCCTGGCGCTTGCTGAGCTCGGCCATCGCCTCTTCGAGCACCTCGGGATGGCTGACGAGATAGTTCTTGATGATCTTCTCGATATCGGTGCGCTGGCCATCGGAGAAACTGTCGGCCGAGGCGGGCGCGGCCGCGCCGAACAAAGCGAGCGCAAACAGCGCGGGAGCAAGCAGGCGCAGCGAAGGCATGGGTAAATCCTCTTATCCAAAGCAGGTTTCGGAATACGTCCCGGCGGACTTAAGCTCGGTGTCGTGACGTCGTGGTATCGGGCGTCGTTCGAGTTACGTCAGTTGCGTGGCGGCTTCGCCGCCACGATGTCGTCGGCCCTGACCCATCCGGGCGTGCCGACGGCGAAACGGGTTTTCGCGCGCGTGGCGAGCTCGCGGGCGGTCTTGTTGTCGCCGCGCAGGTAAGCGGCTTGCGCCGAGGCGAGATCCGCTTCGGCATAGTCGCCCTTCCGGCCGTAGGCCATCGCGAGCTGGGTATAGCCGAGCACCGCCTCGGGTTCTCGGGCTACCGCACCGCGGAGAATCCGAACGGCGTCGTCGGTGTAGGCCTTATTATCGGTTCCAACCAGAGCCTGCCCAAGTAACATCTCGATGAGGGGGGCGTTGTTGGAAAGCTGTGCGGCCTTGCGCAACGGAGCGATCGCCTCGGCCGGCTTGCCGCTTTCCAACAGGGCCTGGCCGCGGACCTCGTAAAAGTACGGATTGTTGGGCTGGACCTGGATCAGCGCGTCGATCTGCGCGAGCGCGCTGCGCAAATCCCCGTGCAGATAGGTGCTGATGGCGCGGGCATAACGTGCCGGCATGCTGTCGTTGGTCTGGGGATAGCGGCGGTACACCGTTTCCGGCCGCTCCATGAACGCGGAGATCTT encodes the following:
- a CDS encoding alpha/beta hydrolase, with amino-acid sequence MPVVLDPDAAAVYKAFQEAGRPAYEALTAPEARAYYSQARFATNPEPPELARIVLLSIPAPHGVIPARLYVPKEPRRHDGLAPALVFFHGGGWVIGDLDSHDVVCRQLADAGALMVISVDYRLAPEHKFPAAADDAIAATQWIAANARELGIDASRLSIGGDSAGGNLTAVVALAARDAGSPALAGQVLIYPATDFAMTHGSHSEPETSVLLTHSVIRWFRDHYLNGVADIHDWRASPARAQNLAGLPPAYVLTAGADPLRDEGDEYAARLEQAGVSVTTKHYPGQFHGFFTMGKLLQQANVAVGEIGAWLKGLG
- a CDS encoding DUF2155 domain-containing protein; translated protein: MSNKPDSLLKPREMFRTITLTGFAALLAATALTAATPAQAQIGTIFSDPPPLRPPGNIPRGQPQPQQIPDDDEEVPELPPQGRVLPSRPMPPPQGRQGNVMPGPVEIQPLAPPPGSTVAPPNQLPSTAVAPPGAPGRQPQQKGGPGGAVPQTPASLQPGDEVVTEPPAQKIVNKKATFSGLDKITGRIINFDEEIGETVQFGALRVKTDACYTRPATEAANTDAFVEVDEITLQGEVKRIFSGWMYAASPGLHGVEHPIYDIWLTDCKEPQQTIATAAPDPATKPAPPPPAQKKAAPKQVQQRPPQPLPPIQQQQPAPPPPPPPEQRPGLFGIPGFGR
- the aat gene encoding leucyl/phenylalanyl-tRNA--protein transferase, which codes for MTSRDSAPSEITPAVLLRAYACGIFPMAESAEDPTLFWVEPELRGVIPLDGFRVASRLARTVRSDVFRVTVNTAFKATMAGCAAPQAGREDTWINKRIRDLYGGLYELGHCHSVEAWQGEHLVGGLYGVSLGRAFFGESMFHTARDASKVALVHLVARLIHGGFELLDTQYVTDHLKSFGAAEISRRRYTALLDKALAGEPGDFLKLSAGEAIPGARALEIIATRQ
- a CDS encoding sensor histidine kinase → MNQRTPTLLYIDDDGALARLVDRGLTRRGYRVIHAASGEDGLERIRRACAQSNVDGIIDVVALDQYMPGLDGLETLEQIMAIPGSPPVVFVTASQDSSIAVTALKAGAADYLVKDVTGDFIPLLHVAAEGALRQAELQRAREEAEAEIHASRDRYAALAAEREMLLREVNHRVGNSLQIIASLLHLQASSAAQDEVKAALTNAMGRVAAVAQVHRRLYTSQDLKSVVLNQYLDSLLEDLRRSAEGNRMSRLTLKAEPIEIDPDRAVAVGIIVNELVMNAVKYAYPDRAGPIHVELHGHGEDVLLSITDNGVGDNVKVDPRSTGMGQRIVAAMASKLDAVVERDPAHSGTRIVLKFARMPAAPGRTSTAAAS
- a CDS encoding response regulator, producing the protein MTQPVTIIMIEDDEGHARLIERNIRRSGVNNEIVAFPNGTDAMQHLFGADGSGLVQKGNALLILLDLNLPDMSGIDILRQIKENKYLKASPVVVLTTTDDSQEIKRCYELGCNVYITKPVNYENFANAIRQLGLFFSVIQVPPAAP
- a CDS encoding sensor histidine kinase — encoded protein: MTAKAQRRRAFWQILLFSAGLLVLTGISAGSVYLVNKARDDNKWVVHTIEAENQINALLLEIRRAESAARGYLLTQEAVFRIDHERAIAAIMPALDRLTRLTGDNPVQRESIAKLSEAIKTRLGQFGQEMGFIAQGQPEKAAAVVREVASTDATAEIAKIASGMLQEEERLFRQRSENADRSQTFAASMTGIGSGLVVVLALISIWLVRRSARARDEAEARLRDANFNLESIVDERTADLREANDEIQRFAYIVSHDLRSPLVNIMGFTSELEELSGDVFRRIGGLTQVPAGGPPLAPGAPGEIMLEAADKQLSDDVSEALRFIKTSIAKMDRLISAILNLTREGRREFQPVKVDTRELIEAIVSTLAHQAAEAHAEIHLDPLPDIVSDRLALEQIFSNLIDNAIKYLKRGVPGEIRIRGRTKLGYAIFEISDNGRGIDPKDHQRIFDLFRRAGTQDKPGQGIGLAHVRALVRRLGGTMSVSSELDAGSTFTITLPIAWNVNNRNADR
- the accC gene encoding acetyl-CoA carboxylase biotin carboxylase subunit; translated protein: MFDKILIANRGEIALRILRACKELGIATVAVHSTADADAMHVRLSDESVCIGPPASKDSYLNVPALLAACEITGADAVHPGYGFLSENARFAEILSEHNLHFIGPKAEHIRLMGDKIEAKKTAKKLGIPVVPGSDGAVGPDDDALGIARTIGFPVLVKAAAGGGGRGMKVAHSEADLLMALSTAANEAKSAFGDASVYLEKYLQKPRHIEIQILGDGRGGAIHLGERDCSLQRRHQKVWEEGPSPVLAAAARAKIGETCAKAMRDMKYLGVGTIEFLYEDGEFYFIEMNTRIQVEHPVTESITDIDLVLEQIRIAAGGDLPARQEDIQVIGHAIECRINAENPQTFRPSPGRILQYHPPGGLGVRIDSAVYQGYTIPPYYDSLVGKLIVHGKTRAECLMRLRRALDEMVVEGIETTLPLFRALVREDDIINGDYHIHWLEQYLAGKTEPPPR
- the accB gene encoding acetyl-CoA carboxylase biotin carboxyl carrier protein; its protein translation is MARQPDDKAAAKFSSEDSALVRELALLLDETSLTEIEIERAGLRLRVARNISVAATMPMQMAAAPAALPAASAAPAATGPDLSKHPGAVSSPMVGTAYWSPEPGAKPFIEVGSKVSVGQTLLIIEAMKTMNQIPSPRAGTVTQILVEDGQPVEYGEPLVIIE
- the aroQ gene encoding type II 3-dehydroquinate dehydratase, which encodes MAEPATDTILVLNGPNLNMLGTREPEKYGHATLADVEALCRDTAASFGLKADCRQSNREGELIDFIHEAHARKMKGIIVNAGGYSHTSIALHDALLAVQIPTVEVHVTNIHARESFRHHSYTARAAFASLCGFGIEGYRLAIQGLAAKLAIKPKA
- a CDS encoding DUF1236 domain-containing protein, with translation MLNRFMISVAAAALVAGAGVANAQGMKGDTGGAAGAQPTQHAQPSGGAADHGGAMGRDKGTVGQAGGAMKPGGAAEDKSSGTMEKSGGMEKSGAMNKNSADDKAGASKGDVKGEHAQGAQDKSKSMSSDSTTKSDSTKSGAKDMKAEDNKAGGAAKSNNAENRPGTTDGKSQTTTGNAPATAAAPPAEKRTEISTAIKSTKIQETTNVNFNISVGTAIPASVHFHPLPPRIVEIYPQWRGYEVIYVRGQYVIVRPQTREIVYIIEG
- a CDS encoding DsbA family protein, with product MPSLRLLAPALFALALFGAAAPASADSFSDGQRTDIEKIIKNYLVSHPEVLEEAMAELSKRQAAAETQKHEASVTQNADAIFNSPRQVVLGNKDGDVTFVEFFDYNCGYCKRAMDDMLTLMKSDPKLKVVLKEFPVLSQGSVEAAQVAVAVRMQDPSGKKYLDFHQKLLGGRGAADKARALQAAKEAGLDTARIEKDLASPEVRATIEENFKLAEAMGMNGTPSYVIGKQIVIGAVGVEGLKEKIGIARCGKATC